A single Taeniopygia guttata chromosome 30, bTaeGut7.mat, whole genome shotgun sequence DNA region contains:
- the LOC140680907 gene encoding olfactory receptor 14C36-like, with the protein MSNSSSISHFLLLALADTRQLQLLHFCLFLGISLAALLGNGLIISAVACGHHLHTPMFFFLLNLALSDLGSICTTVPKALHNSLWDTSTISYAGCAAQVFLFFFFVGAEYFLLTIMCYDRYVSICKPLHYGTLLGSRACAHMAAAAWASAFLYSLLQTANTFSLPLCHGNALGQFFCEIPQILKLSCSKSYLRELGLIAVTVSVGFGCFVFIVFSYVQIFRAVLRIPSEQGRHKSFSTCFPHLAVVSLFVSTVIFAYLKPPSMSSPSLDLALSVLYSVVPPALNPLIYSLRNQELKAAVWALMTGCFQEH; encoded by the coding sequence atgtccaacagcagctccatcagccacttcctcctgctggcactggcagacacgcggcagctgcagctcctgcacttctgcctcttcctgggcatctccctggctgccctcctgggcaacggcctcatcatcagcgccgtagcctgcggccaccacctgcacacgcccatgttcttcttcctgctcaacctggccctcagcgacctgggctccatctgcaccactgtccccaaagccctgcacaattccctctgggacaccagcaccatctcctacgcaggatgtgctgctcaggtttttctgtttttcttctttgttggagcagagtatttcctgctgaccatcatgtgctacgaccgttacgtgtccatctgcaaacccctgcactacgggaccctcctgggcagcagagcttgtgcccacatggcagcagctgcctgggccagtgcctttctctatTCACTGCTGCaaacagccaatacattttccctgcccctgtgccatggcaatgccctgggacagttcttctgtgaaatcccccagatcctcaagctctcctgctccaaatcctacctcagagAACTTGGGCTCATTGCTGTTACTGTGTCTGTGggatttggttgttttgtgttcattgttttctcgtatgtgcagatcttcagggctgtgctgaggatcccctctgagcagggacggcacaaatccttttccacctgcttccctcacctggccgtggtctcccTGTTTGTCAGCACTGTAATATTTGCGTACCTGAAGCCTCCCTcaatgtcctccccatccctggatctggccctgtcagttctgtactcggtggtgcctccagccctgaaccccctcatctacagcctgaggaaccaggagctcaaggctgcagtgtgggcactgatgactggatgctttcaggaacattaa